The following DNA comes from Chitinophaga nivalis.
CTCCGATACGTATGGCGGTATCTGCCAGTACGCCAGACAGGATATTACGGAACCAGGTAATACATCTTTCTATGGTAGCTCTTTCAAACAGCTGCGTGCTGTATTCCAGGCTGAGGTAAATACGATCGCCCTGCTCTGTTGCCGTCAGCGTCATATCAAACTTGGCTTCATATCCTTTACGGCTATACGTTTGAAAGCTGAGCTCCGGTAGCTCAAAGGTGGCTTTCTCATAATTCTGTACCGCAAACATGACATCAAACAAGGCGTTATGTGTGCCGTTGCGCCGGATGTTCAGTTCATTGGCCAGTATTTCGTATTCATAGGCCTGATGATCGAAACATTGCAACGTGCGGGTGCGTACTGCTTTCAGGAAATCGCGGAAAGACTGATCCGTACGCAGCTGATTACGCATCGGCAAGGTATCCAGGAAAAGGCCCATCAGGTTCTTCAGGTCTTCATGTTTCCTGCCGGAAACAGAGGCCCCCACAATGAGGTCATGCTGCCCGGTCATCTTTGCCAGCAACACATTATATACAGATAACAACACCATGAACAGGGTGGCATTTTCCGATGCAGCTAATGATTTAACAGCCGCCGTGGTAGTTTCATCCAGGCTGAAATCGATGGTGCTGCCGGCATGGTTTTTCACCAGCGGACGGGGATGATCTACCGGCAATTCCAATACCGGTATCCCATCTGCAAACTGTTCCTTCCAGAAAGCCCGTTGCGCCTGCACAGCCAGCTGCCTGTCGGGACTTTGCTGCCATTCCACATAGTCTTTATATTGCAACCGGAGTGGTGGTAATGTTTCTCCTTTGTACAGGGCTACAAATTCTTTAATCAGGATACCATTGGAAGTACCATCCATGATAATATGATGGGTATCTACCAGCAGGAAATGTTCAGCGCCCCCTGTTTCCACCAGCGCTACTCGTAACAGCGGCGCCACGCTGAGATCGAACGGCCGGATCAGCTGTTCCATCAATGGTTTCACGGCTGCTTCTGTCGTCTGGTGGTGACTTATCGCTATCGTTGCGTCTTCCACGATTACCTGTACAGGTGTCTCCTCCACAATGTGAAAAGCGGTCCGGAAAATTTCATGGCGGGCTACCAGCGTTGTAAAAGCATGCGCCAGCTTATCCTTATCCAGCTTACCTTCCAGCTTCACTACCCGCGGCATATTATAGGCCAGCGACGCCTGATCCAGGCCATGCAGGAAATACATTTCTTTCTGCGTAGCCGATAAGGCATAATGTTCTTTTTTTGCGGCAACCGGAATAACCGCATAAGCTGATTTTTTGGTACCGCGGATATAAGTAGCCATCGCCCGCACATTATCATGATCAAACACTACATCCAGCGGCAATTCCACCTGCATTTCCCGCAATACTTTACTGATCAGTTCTATTGCCAGCAGGGAATGTCCGCCCAGCTGAAAGAAACTGGCATCGATACTGATGTCAGCCGCGTCTATTTTTAATACCTCCGCCCATAGCTGCACCAGTTTTACTTCGGTTTCATCCAGCGGGGCCAGGTGCTCGCCAGTCGTTGTAGCTTCCGGCGCTGGTAAGGCTTTTTTATTCAGTTTGCCATTGGTAGTCAGTGGCAGTTCGTCGATCCGTACAAAAAAAGCAGGTATCATATACACCGGTAAATGTACCTCCAGGTGTGCAGCCAGGATGTTTCCATCCAGCGGTGTAGTAGCCACATAATAGGCAATCAGGTACTTGCTGCCTTCTTTCTCTCCTGCTACCACCACCGCCTCTCTTATGCCCGGATACGACAACAGGTGCTGTGCAATATCTCCCGGTTCTATGCGATAACCTCTTATTTTCAGTTGCTCATCGGTACGGCCCCGGTAGACTACTTTTCCATCAGCCAGCCGCACGGCCAGGTCGCCGGTTTTGTACATCCTGCCGCCAGCCGTAAACGGATCGGGGATAAACCGTTCTGCCGTCAGCGCTTCATTTTTCAGGTAGCCTTCGGCCACGCCGGTACCGCCCACATAAATTTCTCCGGGTACACCCACTGCCACCGGTTTCAGATACCCATCCAGCAGATAGATCTGCGTGTTATGTATTGGTACGCCAATGGGCACTGCAGGCAACGTATCGGCCGGATTAAAGCGATAAATCATACAGCCTACCGTTGTCTCCGTAGGGCCGTATTCGTTATATATTCTCACCAGCCCATTAAACTGATGATAAATATCCTGTGACAGGGCTGTTTCCAACGCCTCGCCCCCTACAATCAGGGTGATAGCCCGGAATCCTTCCGGCTCCCATCCCATGCTGCGTATGACCCGCAGGTGCGAAGGCGTTAACTTAATCACATCGGCGACACCATCTGTCAATACTTTTCCGATCAGCTGGCCTTTGTCTTCACCTTCGTACAAGGCAATCGCATTACCCGTAATCAACGGGGTGAAGATAGTCGTTACCGTTAGGTCAAAAGCGATGGAGGTAAACAGCGCAAAGGTACCCGGGCGGCCTTCCAGGTATTGACCAGCAGCCCAATGTACATAGTTCAATAGCGAGCGATGTCCTACCTGCACGCCTTTGGGACGGCCGGTAGAGCCGGAAGTATACAGCACATAGGCCAGTGCGGCCTGATTTGGTACGGGTAGTTGCTGTTCTGGCAATGCTGACTCCAGCGCCACTTCCGGTGAAATTACCCGCGTATGCGCCGCCAGCTCCGCATCCGGATGCACGGCAAACAATACTTTCAGGCCGGCATCTGTTACGATGGATAAAATCCGTTCTGCCGGATAAGCCGGGTCAATTGGCACATAGGCCGCACCACTTTTCAGTATGCCCAGCATCACTGGGATCAGCGATAATTCCCGATCCAGCAGGATGCCCACCAGCTCGCCAGTTTGTATATGACAGCTGTTCTGCAGATAAGCGGCTACGCGGTTTACCTGCTCCTGTAACTGCCCGTAGCTGACCGTATGCTCGCCGCTGATCAACGCCACATTTTCCGGATCCGCTGCCGCCTGTTGTTCAAACAGGGTTACCACAGTTTCCGCTTCCGGCAAAGGTGCGGCGGTAGCATTGTAGGTTTGCAGCTGCGCCACCTTCTCTTCCGGCGATAGCAAGGAGATGTCCGCCAGTTGCAGGTCTGCATCTGCGGCAATGGCGGCTGTTATATTCTTAAAGTAGTGGATAAACCGTTCAATGGTTTCTTCCCGGAAAAGATCTGTGGCATATTCCAGGTTACCATAAATCTTTCCTTCCATCGCGGTACAGGACAGCGTAAGGTCGAATTTGGAAATCGTATAGGCGGCAGGGTAAGATCTGATAGTAAGACCGGGTATCTGCAAAGCCTCTCCTTCAAAGTTGTTGAAATCAAACATCACATCAAACAACGGATTACGGCTCATGTCCCGCTCCGGTTTTATGGCTTCAATCAATTGTTCGTATTGATAATCCTGTCCTTCAAAACACGCCAGCGTTTTTGTTTTAACAGCAGCCAGGAATGTTTTGAAAGAGAGATGACCGGCCGGGTAATTCCGGATCGTCAGCATATTCACAAACATACCGATGATGTTTTCCAGCTCCGGATGTTGCCGGCCGGCGGTAGACGTACCAACCGTGATATCTTCCCGGCCGCCCAGCTTCGCCAGTAATATGTTAAATGCTGCCAGGAACAACATGTACAGCGTACTGCCTTCCTGTTCTGCGATGGCAGACAGCCGGGCCGTCATCGTTTCATCCAGTTCGAAACGCAGGCGGCTGCCGTGATGATTTTTGATGGCAGGCCGGGGATAATCTGTGGGTAGTTCCAGCGCTGCCGGAACTGCTGCAAATTCCTGCAGCCAGAAAGCTTCACTGCTGCGTACTTTTTCCTGTTGCTCCTTGCTTTGCTGCCATGCTGCATAATCTTTGTATTGCAAACGAAGTGCAGGCAGCTGGTCGCCATTATACAGCGCCATAAAGTCCTTCACCAATAAGCTCAGTGAAATACCATCCGAAATGATATGGTGCATATCTACTGCCAGTACATGTTCTTCCGGTGCGACGGTGATCAGGGCAGCACGAATCAACGGCCCGTTATTTACATCAAAGGGTTGCCGGAAAGTGCGTATCGTTGCTTGTACCCCTGTTGCATCGGTGGTAAAACGCGCCACTTCAAACGGCATATCCTGAATAATTTTCTGTACCGGCTCCTCCTTTACCCTATCAAAACAGGTACGTAAACTCTCGTGCCGCGTTACCAGTGCCCGGAAAGCGGCCTGCAGCCGATCGGTATCCAGCGCACCTTCCAGCGTCACCGCTGTGGTGATATTATACGCCAGCGATGTTTTATTGACTTCATACAGGAAGTACAACCGCCGTTGCGCGGAAGACACTTTATAATGTGGTTTCGACAATACTTTCCGGATACTGGTGTAGCCGGACTTCTCCGCACCCCGGATAAATCTACCCATGGCGCGGATGTGCTCCTGCTCAAAAAAGTCTTTAATGGCTATTTTTACGTTGAGTTGTTTGAATATTTTGTTGGTGAGCACAATGGCCATCAGGGAATTACCACCCAGTGTCAGAAAAGATTGCGTCACACTGACGGTGTCCGGTTCTCTTTTCAACACGGCGGCCCATAGCTCTACCAGTTTAGCTTCGGTTTCATCTGCGGCAGGTTCATAAGCTGGCGTAGCTACCCATTCCGGCGCCGGTAGCGCTTTCACATGCAACTTACCATTGGTAGTCAGGGGCAGCTGCTCGAGCGGGATAAAAAACGTAGGTACCATGTACACCGGTAAGCGGGCCTGTAAATATGTCGTCAGCACAGTTGCATCCAGCGGGCTGCCTGCTACGTAGTAGGCTACGAGGTATTTGTTCCCTTCTTTTTCAATTGCTACCACTACGGCTTCTTTTATGCCCGGGTATAACAACAGCTGTTGTGCGATCTCTCCCGGCTCTATCCTGTAGCCTCTTATTTTCAGTTGTTCATCGTTACGGCCCCGGTACAATATTCTCCCATCCGGCAGACGTACCGCCAGGTCGCCGGTGCGGTACATGCGGCCACCGGCGCTGAACGGATCTGTGATAAACCGTTCTGCTGTCAGTGTTTCATTCAGCAGGTATCCTGCAGCCACACCCGTACCGGCAATATAGATTTCACCCGGAATGCCAGCGGCTACCGGTTGTAAATCCGCATTCAGTAAATGGATCTGCGTGTTCTGAATCGCGGTACCAATCGGCACTACGGCCAGGGTATCGGCCGGATCAAACTGATAGATCATACATCCCACCGTTGCCTCCGTAGGGCCGTATTCGTTATATATCTTTACCTGGCCGTTGAATTGCTGATGAATACCCTGCGACAGGGCCGTCTCCAGGGCTTCACCACCTACAATAAAGGTGAAGGTGCGCCCTGCTTCCGGCACGAATTCCGTACTGCGTATCACCCGCAGGTGGGAAGGCGTCAACTTGATCACCTCCGCGATACCATCCGACAATACCTTTCCGATCAGCTGGCCTTTATCTGCTTCTTCATACAAGGCAATGGCATTACCCGTAATCAGCGGCGTGAATATACTCGTTACCGTTAGGTCAAATGCAATGGAAGTAAACAACGCAAAAACAGCCGGGCCGCCTTCCAGATAATGACCGGCGGCCCAATGCGCATAGTTCAGCAGCGAATGGTGACTCACCTTCACCCCTTTCGGCCGGCCGGTAGAGCCGGAAGTATACAACACATAGGCAAGACCTCCCGGATGAGTAGCCGATAATGGCTGCACCGGCAAATTCGCCTGCAGCGCCACGTCCGGCAAAACTACCTGTGTATGCGCCGCCACTGTCAAGGCCGGCTGCGTAGTAAACAATACCTTTACCCGGGCATCCGTGACGATAGCAGTAATCCGCTCTGCCGGATAAGCCGGATCGATGGGTACATAGGCTGCGCCACTTTTCAGTACGCCCAGCATAACAGGTAACAGCAATAGTTCCCGGTCCAGCAGAATACCTACCAGGTCGCCGGCCTGTATATGACAGGTGTGCTGCAGATAAGCCGCTACCCGGTCTGCCTGTTGCTGCAGTTGCCCGTAACTAACGGTCTGGCTGCCGCTGATCAGCGCTGTTTTATCCGGGGCTGCCGCTGCCTGTTGTTCAAACAGGGTGATGACCGTTGCCGCTTCCGGCAACGGAACGGCGGTATCTTTATATTGCTGCAGCAATATCCCTTCCGCAGCAGCGGATAAAAAGGTAGCCTTTGAAAAGCCGATGTCCGGATTTTGCAGCAGTTGCGTCAGCACGTCCAGGTAATATTGTGCGATGGCAGCGATGTAGCTTTCTTCAAACCGGGCGGTATCGTATTGTATTTCGAGTACCAGCTGTGCTGTCAGGCTGAAGGAAAATAACAACGCCGGCACAAAGCTGCCTTCTTCGGGAACAGCCTGTATTTCCTTTACCAGCATGCCTACGGACACCTCCGGTACAAATGCTTTTTCTTCTTTCTGCAGGATGCGCTCCAACGGATAGGTACCATAGGCCATATCCTGTAACAGGTCATTCTTTACGTTGCCCAGCAAGGTTTTAAAAGCAGGTTCACCGGCTAATGATATCCGCACAGGCAGCATGATGCCGGCCTGCCCGGTTTTTAATCCGGAAGAGTATAAAGGAGTAAACAAACATACCTCTTCCACGCCTGCATATTTGCCGGCTATCACCCCGAGCGCCGACAACAGGAATACATGCCTGGCTTTCAAAGATAAGGCGATGCGCCCCAATGCATTGTTTAATGCATCTGTTCCCGTCACCGTATAAGTAACTACCCGGGGCTTTTCCGAAGTGTTGACAGCACGCGGGGCATAGTTGAAATAATCACCGAATTCCAGGTGCTGCAGCCGGTTTCTCCAATAATTCCTGGCTGCAATATTCCTGTTGGCTTCAATAGCGTTATGGTCCAGGGTAGGTTTTGTAGACATGTCACTTTAATATTTTATGGGGATGATAATAGCTTACCATGACGCCCCGGTGTTTTGGTATTGCTGACTCATCAAAAGTTGAAATCGATATCGCTTTCCACTACCGGTGCAGCATTGCCGGCATCTCCGATCATATCATCGATACGGGCATGCACGTTGGCGGCTATACGTTCTGCCAGTACTTTGAATTGCGTGATCAGCAAATCAATGTCTGCCGCCGTGAAATAGGCATGTGCATAGGACAAACGGAAATAAAAGGTGCTGCCATGTTCCCGCAGATATAAGGTGAGAGGATTTTTGGCGCCCGTCTTTTCAAATGCATAGTGGCGGAAATCATTTTTGTCATCCGGTACTTGCTCATCTTCAAAATCCAGGGATACAAAACCAGCGCTGTAAAGCCGGGAAAGTTTAACGGTGCGCTTCTTATTCAGTTCGGTCATCATATCCTGCAGGTCGTACAATTGATGACTACCCGCCTGTATCAGTTGCTGATGCAGGGCTTTCACCATCACATCGAAAGACGTGGCGGCAGTGCTACGGAAACAAATGGGGAGTGTTTTCACAAACATACCTACCATTCCTTCCAGCTCATGCTGGGTTCTGCCGGAAGCAGCCATCCCGATCACCATCTCTTCCTGACCGGTAAGCTGCGACAGGAAAAGATAGTATACGGCGAAAAGACCCGATACCGTTGAAATATTTTCCGCACGCAGGTGGTCGAGTAACGGCTGCAGGACCTCCGTGGAGATCTCAAATGCAGTGTGGCCACCTATTTCCGACAAGTCTTCCGTATTTGCATTACTAACGGGCAACTGTAATTCGGGCACGCCTTTTTCGAAGCTACCCAGCCAGAACTGCCGGTGTTGCAGATAATCAGCCGTCTTTTTATAACGATATTCCCATTCGGCATAATCCCGGTATTGCCATTGCAGCGGCGCCAGGGTTTGCCCATAAAAGAGCGTGCTAAAATCTGCCATCAATATGCGCTGCGACATCCCATCGCAAATGCTGTGGTGAAAATCTGTTACCAGTATTTTTCTGCCGTGATCCGTCAGGATGATACCGATGCGGAACAATGGCGCCTTGTTAAGATCAAAGGGACGTACAAACTGCCGGATCGTTTCGTCGCTGTCTGCTTCTGCTACATACAACAGCTCCGGTTCCAGGGTTACCTGGTCCAGCACATACTGCACCACTTGTCCGTCTTCCACATCAAACCTTGTCCGCAGGCTCTCATGCCGGGCTGTGAGTTGCTGAAAAACGTGCAGAATACGGTCATTTTCTATCTCCGTAGCTATTTCCCATACCATAGGCAGGTTGTAGGAGATCCGTTCTTTATCCAGCTCAAAATTGTAGTACACGCGTTCCTGTGCAGCAGATGTATGAT
Coding sequences within:
- a CDS encoding non-ribosomal peptide synthetase; this encodes MSTKPTLDHNAIEANRNIAARNYWRNRLQHLEFGDYFNYAPRAVNTSEKPRVVTYTVTGTDALNNALGRIALSLKARHVFLLSALGVIAGKYAGVEEVCLFTPLYSSGLKTGQAGIMLPVRISLAGEPAFKTLLGNVKNDLLQDMAYGTYPLERILQKEEKAFVPEVSVGMLVKEIQAVPEEGSFVPALLFSFSLTAQLVLEIQYDTARFEESYIAAIAQYYLDVLTQLLQNPDIGFSKATFLSAAAEGILLQQYKDTAVPLPEAATVITLFEQQAAAAPDKTALISGSQTVSYGQLQQQADRVAAYLQHTCHIQAGDLVGILLDRELLLLPVMLGVLKSGAAYVPIDPAYPAERITAIVTDARVKVLFTTQPALTVAAHTQVVLPDVALQANLPVQPLSATHPGGLAYVLYTSGSTGRPKGVKVSHHSLLNYAHWAAGHYLEGGPAVFALFTSIAFDLTVTSIFTPLITGNAIALYEEADKGQLIGKVLSDGIAEVIKLTPSHLRVIRSTEFVPEAGRTFTFIVGGEALETALSQGIHQQFNGQVKIYNEYGPTEATVGCMIYQFDPADTLAVVPIGTAIQNTQIHLLNADLQPVAAGIPGEIYIAGTGVAAGYLLNETLTAERFITDPFSAGGRMYRTGDLAVRLPDGRILYRGRNDEQLKIRGYRIEPGEIAQQLLLYPGIKEAVVVAIEKEGNKYLVAYYVAGSPLDATVLTTYLQARLPVYMVPTFFIPLEQLPLTTNGKLHVKALPAPEWVATPAYEPAADETEAKLVELWAAVLKREPDTVSVTQSFLTLGGNSLMAIVLTNKIFKQLNVKIAIKDFFEQEHIRAMGRFIRGAEKSGYTSIRKVLSKPHYKVSSAQRRLYFLYEVNKTSLAYNITTAVTLEGALDTDRLQAAFRALVTRHESLRTCFDRVKEEPVQKIIQDMPFEVARFTTDATGVQATIRTFRQPFDVNNGPLIRAALITVAPEEHVLAVDMHHIISDGISLSLLVKDFMALYNGDQLPALRLQYKDYAAWQQSKEQQEKVRSSEAFWLQEFAAVPAALELPTDYPRPAIKNHHGSRLRFELDETMTARLSAIAEQEGSTLYMLFLAAFNILLAKLGGREDITVGTSTAGRQHPELENIIGMFVNMLTIRNYPAGHLSFKTFLAAVKTKTLACFEGQDYQYEQLIEAIKPERDMSRNPLFDVMFDFNNFEGEALQIPGLTIRSYPAAYTISKFDLTLSCTAMEGKIYGNLEYATDLFREETIERFIHYFKNITAAIAADADLQLADISLLSPEEKVAQLQTYNATAAPLPEAETVVTLFEQQAAADPENVALISGEHTVSYGQLQEQVNRVAAYLQNSCHIQTGELVGILLDRELSLIPVMLGILKSGAAYVPIDPAYPAERILSIVTDAGLKVLFAVHPDAELAAHTRVISPEVALESALPEQQLPVPNQAALAYVLYTSGSTGRPKGVQVGHRSLLNYVHWAAGQYLEGRPGTFALFTSIAFDLTVTTIFTPLITGNAIALYEGEDKGQLIGKVLTDGVADVIKLTPSHLRVIRSMGWEPEGFRAITLIVGGEALETALSQDIYHQFNGLVRIYNEYGPTETTVGCMIYRFNPADTLPAVPIGVPIHNTQIYLLDGYLKPVAVGVPGEIYVGGTGVAEGYLKNEALTAERFIPDPFTAGGRMYKTGDLAVRLADGKVVYRGRTDEQLKIRGYRIEPGDIAQHLLSYPGIREAVVVAGEKEGSKYLIAYYVATTPLDGNILAAHLEVHLPVYMIPAFFVRIDELPLTTNGKLNKKALPAPEATTTGEHLAPLDETEVKLVQLWAEVLKIDAADISIDASFFQLGGHSLLAIELISKVLREMQVELPLDVVFDHDNVRAMATYIRGTKKSAYAVIPVAAKKEHYALSATQKEMYFLHGLDQASLAYNMPRVVKLEGKLDKDKLAHAFTTLVARHEIFRTAFHIVEETPVQVIVEDATIAISHHQTTEAAVKPLMEQLIRPFDLSVAPLLRVALVETGGAEHFLLVDTHHIIMDGTSNGILIKEFVALYKGETLPPLRLQYKDYVEWQQSPDRQLAVQAQRAFWKEQFADGIPVLELPVDHPRPLVKNHAGSTIDFSLDETTTAAVKSLAASENATLFMVLLSVYNVLLAKMTGQHDLIVGASVSGRKHEDLKNLMGLFLDTLPMRNQLRTDQSFRDFLKAVRTRTLQCFDHQAYEYEILANELNIRRNGTHNALFDVMFAVQNYEKATFELPELSFQTYSRKGYEAKFDMTLTATEQGDRIYLSLEYSTQLFERATIERCITWFRNILSGVLADTAIRIGDIEMMAGTEREQILHTFNQPAIVTAPGQTVLDLFTTQVQLHGNNPAIWFDQQTISYAVLDEKTNQLAHYLAHDAQAETEEVIALCMDRSPVMLVALLAILKTGAAYVALEPSLPASRIATILQEAGVKRILTNTVLAGAADWPVTLIDIRKEQAIINGYPVTPLPVTITGNQLAYVIYTSGSTGIPKGIEIEHRSLIDYALTFRDYFGVTHTDKVVQQSSLSFDTAVEEIFPALISGAQLLLMQDGGMNVPHLLQVMQQEGATILSTTPLVLNELNRQAAALPPLRVLISGGDVLRPEYIDQLAGRFQVYNTYGPAESTVCVTYHPLTGAGDTQVIGKPVRNREVLILNRVGGLCPVGVRGEIAVSGAGLARGYLHQPGATAAKFIPHPYNPAARLYLTGDEGRWLPDGSIAFLGRTDGQVKIRGYRVETAEIENVLLAIPGIREAVVLSYEPAPGDRKLAAFLVLEDTTLNVLKIKKQVRDKLAGYMVPAHFIPVAGIPATVNGKTDTAALLALIPVTTTVSDSYRAPQDKIQQQLAAIWQELLQVEKAGLDDTFFDLGGHSLLLIKQSERIKKTFRVTLPLNIFFYQTLEQIAAAIAAEKTHS